In Camelina sativa cultivar DH55 chromosome 16, Cs, whole genome shotgun sequence, a single window of DNA contains:
- the LOC104750136 gene encoding putative cullin-like protein 2 isoform X2: MSTEISFEEGWPFVQNIVTKLIRNIEGELEPPINSAEYMEVYTTIVSMCRRNRISQQCYEEYREVIEDYTIQTVLPSLREKHDEDMLKELVKRWKIHKVLVRYLARFFSYLERYFVPLGRIPTLREVGLTCFRDLVYREMQSTATEVVLALIHKERKGEQIDRELVENVLEVYAEIGMGTMEKYEEDFERFMLQDTVSYYTRKASMWMKECSSSDYLLKCDECLKMEKERVNYYLYSSTEPKLVEALQEAFKIFYV, from the exons ATGTCCACGGAGATTTCATTTGAAGAAGGATGGCCTTTCGTGCAGAACATTGTTACCAAGCTGATAAGAAATATAGAAGGAGAGCTTGAACCACCAATTAATTCTGCTGAATATATGGAAGTTTACAC GACTATCGTATCTATGTGCAGACGGAATCGAATTTCACAACAGTGTTATGAGGAGTATCGTGAAGTAATTGAAGATTATACTATACAAACG gtgttgcCGTCTTTAAGGGAGAAGCATGATGAAGATATGTTAAAAGAGCTTGTTAAGAGGTGGAAAATCCATAAAGTTCTGGTTAGATATTTAGCCAGATTCTTTTCTTATCTTGAACGTTACTTCGTTCCTCTCGGACGCATTCCAACACTCAGAGAAGTTGGTTTGACATGTTTCCGTGACCTG GTTTATCGTGAGATGCAGTCCACGGCCACAGAAGTTGTACTAGCACTT ATTCATAAAGAACGTAAGGGCGAACAGATTGATAGAGAACTAGTGGAAAACGTATTAGAAGTCTATGCGGAGATTGGGATGGGAACTATGGAAAAATATGAAGAGGATTTTGAAAGATTCATGCTTCAAGATACTGTATCTTACTACACTCGCAAGGCATCAATGTGGATGAAGGAGTGTTCTAGCTCTGATTATTTGCTAAAG TGTGACGAGTGTCTAAAAATGGAGAAGGAGAGAGTCAATTACTACCTTTATTCAAGCACTGAGCCCAAACTAGTTGAG GCATTGCAAGAAGCCTTTAAGATCTTTTATGTCTAA
- the LOC104750136 gene encoding putative cullin-like protein 2 isoform X1 — MSTEISFEEGWPFVQNIVTKLIRNIEGELEPPINSAEYMEVYTTIVSMCRRNRISQQCYEEYREVIEDYTIQTVLPSLREKHDEDMLKELVKRWKIHKVLVRYLARFFSYLERYFVPLGRIPTLREVGLTCFRDLVYREMQSTATEVVLALIHKERKGEQIDRELVENVLEVYAEIGMGTMEKYEEDFERFMLQDTVSYYTRKASMWMKECSSSDYLLKACRRLYCDECLKMEKERVNYYLYSSTEPKLVEALQEAFKIFYV; from the exons ATGTCCACGGAGATTTCATTTGAAGAAGGATGGCCTTTCGTGCAGAACATTGTTACCAAGCTGATAAGAAATATAGAAGGAGAGCTTGAACCACCAATTAATTCTGCTGAATATATGGAAGTTTACAC GACTATCGTATCTATGTGCAGACGGAATCGAATTTCACAACAGTGTTATGAGGAGTATCGTGAAGTAATTGAAGATTATACTATACAAACG gtgttgcCGTCTTTAAGGGAGAAGCATGATGAAGATATGTTAAAAGAGCTTGTTAAGAGGTGGAAAATCCATAAAGTTCTGGTTAGATATTTAGCCAGATTCTTTTCTTATCTTGAACGTTACTTCGTTCCTCTCGGACGCATTCCAACACTCAGAGAAGTTGGTTTGACATGTTTCCGTGACCTG GTTTATCGTGAGATGCAGTCCACGGCCACAGAAGTTGTACTAGCACTT ATTCATAAAGAACGTAAGGGCGAACAGATTGATAGAGAACTAGTGGAAAACGTATTAGAAGTCTATGCGGAGATTGGGATGGGAACTATGGAAAAATATGAAGAGGATTTTGAAAGATTCATGCTTCAAGATACTGTATCTTACTACACTCGCAAGGCATCAATGTGGATGAAGGAGTGTTCTAGCTCTGATTATTTGCTAAAGGCATGTCGCCGACTATAT TGTGACGAGTGTCTAAAAATGGAGAAGGAGAGAGTCAATTACTACCTTTATTCAAGCACTGAGCCCAAACTAGTTGAG GCATTGCAAGAAGCCTTTAAGATCTTTTATGTCTAA
- the LOC104753471 gene encoding uncharacterized protein LOC104753471, with the protein MWATKLLNLDIKTAQEKRVMDLHELDEIRLEAYDNSRIYKERTKAFHDKKIQHKDFKAGDKVLLFNSKLRLFPGKLKSRWSGPFEIKKLTNILRGEHVEFIPSTDTLYESGDEVQRVEVAEAGADPMEKDAVEYRPEQFHFEEYSEP; encoded by the exons ATGTGGGCGACCAAGCTGCTGAATTTGGACATAAAGACTGCTCAAGAGAAGAGAGTAATGGATCTCCACGAACTCGATGAGATACGACTAGAGGCCTATGATAATTCAAGaatctacaaggaaagaaccaaagcttttcatgacaagaagatcCAACACAAGGATTTTAAAGCTGGGGACAAAGTCCTTTTGTTCAACTCAAAGCTTCGGCTGTTCCCTGGGAAGCTCAAGTCAAGATGGTCAGGACCCTTCGAAATTAAAAAG TTGACAAATATCTTGAGGGGTGAACATGTTGAGTTCATACCTTCCACGGACACTCTGTACGAGTCTGGGGATGAGGTGCAACGGGTAGAGGTTGCAGAAGCAGGAGCTGATCCGATGGAGAAAGACGCTGTTGAGTACCGCCCTGAGCAGTTCCACTTTGAGGAGTACTCAGAACCATGA